The Anaerolineales bacterium region TCCAAGCCGGGCTATCGGCGGCGGAACGCGTCTTCGCGTTGATAGACGCCGACCCGAACGTGGTGCAGACCGATTCAAACGATGTGCCGCCTCTCAAAGGACAGATCCATTTCGACGATCTGCATTTCCGTTATACGGATAAAGAGCCGATTCTTTCCCGCTTCAACCTGCTCATCCAACCCGGCGAGACGCTCGCCCTTGTAGGACACACCGGCGCGGGGAAGTCGTCCATCGCCAAGTTGATCGCGCGCTTCTACGAATTCCAACAGGGGCGCCTGCTTGTGGACGGTCATGACATTCGCTCCTTCGATCTCGCGCAATACCGCAAACAACTCGGTATCGTTTCGCAAGTCCCGTTCTTGTTTTCAGGGACGGTGGCGGACAACATCCGTTATGCCGCGCCGAATGCCTCCGACGGTGAGATGCTTGAAATGGCGCGCAAGATCGGCGAAGGCGAATGGTTGGAAACGCTTCCTAATGGAATCCAGACCGAAGTGGGAGAAAGAGGCGGGCATCTTTCGATGGGTCAGCGTCAACTCGTGGCGTTGATGCGCGTCCTCATGCAAAAGCCCGCCATCTTCATCCTAGATGAAGCCACTGCCAGCATTGATCCGTTTACCGAGTGGCAGATCCAACAGGCGTTGAATCTCATCCTGAAAAATTCGACGAGCATCTTGATCGCGCATCGGCTATCAACGGTGAAAGCCGCCGACCGAATTGTTGTGATGGAAAAGGGAAGTATTATCGAAGAGGGAAATCACGAAGGCTTGCTTGCAGGCAGCGGACATTACGCCACGCTGTACAACACGTATTTCAGGCATCAAAGCCTGGCGTATGTGGAGAAGGCGAAAGAGTTCATCGGCGACGATTAACGAAAAAACGGACGGCAAACGCCGTCCGTTTTTGTTTGGTTTCGACTTTCTTACCCGTATGCAGGAACAAGTTCCGGCGCTCCAGATTAGCTCACATGCGCCAAGCGCGGGTCGAGCGCGTCGCGCAGACCGTCGCCCAATAAATTGAACGCAAGCACCGTCAGCATGATCGCCAGACCGGGGAAGAACACAAGATGAGGCGCGGTGAACACTTGATTGCGTTCTGCGCCAAGCATGGCTCCCCATTCCGGCGTTGGGGGTTGCGCGCCAAGCCCAAGGAAGGAAAGAGCGGCAGAATCCAAGATGGCGGTGGCAATTCCCAAGGTCCCCTGCACGATGAGCGGAGTCAATGCGTTGGGAAGGATCCGCTTAAACAGGATTTCATAGGTGTTGCCGCCGAGCGAACGCGTTGCCGAGACGTAATCGGTCTCGCGGATGGAAAGCACGCTTCCGCGCACGACGCGCGCGTACGCAGGGATGGAGACAATACCGATCGCTATCAACGCATTGATCAGCCCGGGACCGAGGACGGTCACGATGGCGATCGCGAGCAATAGCGACGGAAACGCCAATAAAACATCCATCACGCGCATGATCGCGTTGTCCACCCATCCGCCGAGATAGCCAGCGAGCGAACCGAGGACCGTGCCGATGATGATCGCAAACGTTACGGTAGCCAACCCGATCACGAGGCTGAGCCGCGCGCCATAGAGCAAGCGGCTGAATTCGTCGCGGATGACGCCATCCAAGCCCAAAATATGTTGAGGTTGGTCGGCAGGACATCCAAACGCGTG contains the following coding sequences:
- a CDS encoding ABC transporter permease gives rise to the protein MQTAIAKLDTDASLDSVSLWSVTRKRLFRRKSAVLGMTILGILIIIALTAHWLAPYDPTKSMLDIKDYPSDVTKRQPPCIHAFGCPADQPQHILGLDGVIRDEFSRLLYGARLSLVIGLATVTFAIIIGTVLGSLAGYLGGWVDNAIMRVMDVLLAFPSLLLAIAIVTVLGPGLINALIAIGIVSIPAYARVVRGSVLSIRETDYVSATRSLGGNTYEILFKRILPNALTPLIVQGTLGIATAILDSAALSFLGLGAQPPTPEWGAMLGAERNQVFTAPHLVFFPGLAIMLTVLAFNLLGDGLRDALDPRLAHVS